A segment of the bacterium genome:
CTTCGGCGGGGCGCGAACGCCCGAGGCGTGGGAAGCGGCGCGGAACTACGTACGGGGTACGTTGGTCGACGTAAAGGCCTCGGCGGGCGACGTCGTTTTAACCGGCGGCACGGCGACGACCGCGGCTACGCTTAAGTTGGCGCTGCCGGCGTACGACGGGGCGCGGGTTCACGGTTACGCCTTATCGGCCGCTACCCTCGCGGCCATCGGCAAGGGGGTTTTCTTTATGCCGCTGTCGAAGCGGCGCCGGTTGGCCGGCATGCCCGCGGGTCGGGCCGACGTCTTCCCGGCGGGCGTACTGGCCGCTGCGGAGTTCTTGGATAAGCTCGGCGCCGACAATGCCGTCGTCTCCGCGCAGGGGGTCCGCTACGGCGTGGCTTACCGTTATTTCGAGGACGAGGAACGGTAGGCGGTGTTCGCGGCGGGTTAAGGAAGCGGTAGCGGGAGGGTATTTAAGTTAATCGGCTTTCGGCGGCGCCGCGGCCTTCCGGCCGCGGAATTTTTCTCTCAATACGTAGGAGACGAAACGCGAGTCGACGAAGAGGTAGCGGCGCCAAAGCCGGCGGGGTTCTTGCGAAAGTCGGAAGAACCACTCCAGGCCGGCGCGTTGCATCCAACGCGGCGCGCGTTTTACGGTCCCGGCGGCGAAGTCGAAGGCGGCGCCCACGCCGATGGCGGCCGGGACGCCGAGCCGGTCGCGCACGGCGTCGAGCCACAGCTCCTGCTTGGGCGCGCCGAACGCGACGAAGAGTACGTCCGGCTTCGCCTCGCGGATGCGCCGCAACGTCTCTTCGTCATCGGCCAACTCCTTCCACGGCATTACCCGCGGCGAGTACGTACCGACGACGTTGAGGCCGGGGTAACGTTCCGTTAGGACGCCGGCGGCCTTCTCCGCCACCCCCGGCGCGGCCCCCAGGTAGAAGCATCGGTATCCCGTGGTTGCCGCGCGTTCCGCCAGCGCCCCGAACAGGTCCGCGCCGGCGACGCGCTCCTTCACCGGCGTCCCCAAAAAGGCCAAAGCCCACTTCACCGGCACGCTGTCGCACGTCACGAGGTCGGCGCGCCGGTACGCTTCCCGGAACGCGGCGTCCTTGCGTAAGAGCATAAGGTGGTCGACGTTGGCCGTGACGATCACGCGGGGCGAGCCGTCCGCGACGAAGCCGTCGACGATGTCCAACGTCTCGGCCACGGAGACGTTGTGGATCGCCGTATCCATGATGGGGAAGCGCTCGAGCTCCAACGCAGCTGTCACGGTTTTACTATCGCTCCAACCTCTCGGCCAGGTCCGCGACGACGACGCGGAAGAAGCGGTACGTGTCCACCAGCACGTTTATCTTGCTCCTCTCGTCGCCGTAGATGGTGGACACGGGGACGTGGCCTATCCTGGCGCCGGCGCGGGCAGCCTTGAGCAGCATCTCGGACTCCAGGTCGAACCCGCGGCGTACGAGCGGGAGCCCCTCGAGCGCGGCCAGTCGGAGCGCCCGGTAGCCGGTCTGGCTGTCTCGCACCATCCGGCCTGCCAACATCGAAATCACCGCGGAGGTGAAGGTGTTGGAGAATACCCGCTGCGGTGGCATGCCGCGCACGTCTTTCATACGGGTTCCAATGACGACGTCGGCGCCCCGCGCGAGCGCCGCCAGCATAGCCGGTATGGCTGCGGCGTCGTGTTGGCCGTCGGCGTCGAGCGTTACCGCGGCGTCGAAGCCGCGCCGCCGCGCTTCCGCCAGGCCCGCGAGCAGCGCCGCGCCTTTGCCTCGGTTGGGCTCGAGCCTGACGACCGTCGCGCCGGCTCGAGCCGCTTCCGCGCCCGTACCGTCCGGCGAACCGTCGTCGACGACGAGAACGTCCGCCAGGTAATTTCTCACGCCGGCGACAACTTTGCCCACCCGGCCCTCCTCGCGGTAGGCCGGGATAACCGCTATGGCCTTCACCCCTCTGATTTCACAAATATAATATAACAACCGGATAGAGCGATATCAATATAATGAGCGCCGCCGCGGTACGATGAAGCAGCGGCGCCGGTTCACGCCGACGGCGGCCTATCCCCGCGAGCGCTATCGTAATAATAACGGCTAACGCCAATATCAGCAGGCTGAGCGGCGCGAAGTGCATATTGCCGTTTACGAACAGCGTCGCCAGGACCGCCGCCGCTCCCAGCGCCCCCGTCCAGGGGCGCAGCGCGTTTTGCCCTCCGGGCCGCCACAGCTCGCCGGTTACCGCGCCTACCAGGACCGCCGCGGGCAGCGCGGCCAGAAGCCACCGCGTCGGCTCGAGCGCCATCGGCGCGTAGCCGCGCAGCGATGTCGGCGTAAAGTTAAACGCCGCCAGCGTGAAGACGAGCAGGCCGGCGTAGAAGAGCGCGCCGCTCGAGCGTCGCTTAATAAAATAAATCGCCGCCGCGAGCGCGACGACGACGGCGAAGCCGAAGCCCGGCGAGTCCCAGCAGAGCATGGCCGCGGCGCCGGCGACGAGCCTTTTTATCAGCAGCGCCGTCTCCGGGTAGAATTGCGACGGCGTCGCCGGCGTTCCTCGCAGGTGGGCGAAGAGCTGCCCGACGCGGAGGTACTCCAGGGTCGCGGCCGCGGCGACCACCGGCGCGAAACCGGCCAACCACGCGAATGCCCGGGGGCCGGCGCCGTTTCTGCGGAACGCTCGGTATATGGAGAATAAAGAGTAGAACGCGACGAGCGCGAGCGCGCTGGAGCTAAAGGCCGCGGCCACGCCCACCAACGCTCCCGCCCACAGCAGGTCCGAGACGTACCCGCGGCGGCCCGCGCCTTCGGCGAAGAAGTACAGCGAGAACGCCGCGGCGCCGGCGGCGTACGTTACCGGCGGATAAAATACCGCGGCGACGATGGAGGCGGGCAACACGGCCCAGACAAAAGCCGCGGCCCCGCCGGCGAGCGGCCCGGCCAAGCGGAGGCCGAGCGCCGCCAGCGCGAACGTCGTGACGGCGCCGGAGACGACGGAAGGCCACGGTATCGGCGCTCCCAGGCGCCAGGCGTACGCCAGCCGCAGCGCCAAAGCGAGGACCGCGACGGCCCAGGCGGCGGCTGCGAAAGTAAACGTAGCGCGGTTGTCGGGGGGATTTTCGATGGCTTCAGGGGGCGGCTAATCTTGGGCGCCGGCGCCGCAGCATTTTTTATATTTCTTGCCGGAGCCGCACGGACACGGGTCGTTGCGGCCTATCTTCGGGCCCTTGCGCACTATCGTTTGCGCCTGCGGCCCTTCCGGCGCGTTGGCGTAGGCTTCGCGCGGTTTGCGGGCGCGCGCCGCCAGCGCCTCCATTTCGGGGTGGAGGGTGCGGACTTGCGCCGGCTGCGGCGTCGGCGCCTCCCGGCCTATGTGCACGCGGAAGATCTTGGAGACCGTCTCCTCGTCGACGCGCCCCAGCAGCCCCTCGAACATGTCGTACGCTTCGCGTTTGTACTCCACCAACGGGTCGAGCTGGCCGTAGGAACGGAGCGTGATGCCCTCGCGCAGCTCGTCCATCTCGGTGAGGTGGTCCTGCCAGTTCTCGTCGAGGGTGGTGAGCATGACGAAGCGCTCGAGTTGGCGCAGCAGCTCCGCGCCGTACGCCTCCTCGCGGCGGTCGTACGCCTCGGCCACGGCCTCCATCACATACTCTACTATGGCGTCCGGCTCGCCCAACGCCGCCATTTTATCGACGGTTACCTCGGCCGGGAAGCGCGCCCGCACCCACGACGCGATCGTGCCGTAGTCCCAGTTCTCGGCCGTCAAGTCCGCGGGCGCGGTCTCGGCGACTACGTCCTCGAGCTGGTAGCGTATGAGCTCGAATATGTCGTCGCGTAGGTTCTCGTTGTAGAGGATCTGGTTGCGCAGCTGGTACACGATCTGGCGCTGGCGGTTCATGACGTTGTCGTACTCCAGGACGCGCTTGCGAATGGAGAAGTTCTGCTCCTCGACGCGCTTCTGCGCGCGCTCGATATTCTTGGTGATCATCGGGTGCTCGATGGGCTCGCCTTCCTCCAGGCCCAGCCGCGTCAGGATGCCGGCGATGCGGTCCGAGCCGAAGAGGCGCATGAGGTCGTCCTCCAGCGAGAGGAAGAACCGGCTCGAGCCCGGGTCGCCCTGGCGGCCGGCGCGGCCCCGCAGCTGGCGGTCGATGCGCCGCGCCTCGTGGCGCTCGGTACCGACGATGTGCAGGCCGCAGGGGACGTCGTCGCGGCAGGTCTTGGCCCACTCCGGGTGGTCCGGTTGGTAGTCGCCCGGGCCGTACAAGAGCGCGCAATTTTCGCACTGGACGATTTCCCGGGCGAGCTTGATGTCGGTGCCGCGGCCCGCCATGTTGGTGGCGATGGTGGCGGCGCCCGCCTGGCCCGCGCCCATAACGATTTCGGCCTCGCGCTGGTGATGCTTGGCGTTGAGGACGTTGTGCGGGACGTTGCGGCGCTTGAGCAGGCGCGAGATGGTCTCGGAGACGTCCACCGAGACCGTACCCACCAGCACCGGCCGGCCGGCCTCGTGCATCCGCATGATCTCTTCGATGATGGCGTTATACTTCTCGCGCTTGGTGCGGAAGATGACGTCCTCGTAGTCGATGCGGCGCACCGGCTCGTTGGTGGGGATGACCATGACGTCGAGCTTGTAGATGTCGAAGAACTCCTGGGCCTCGGTCTCCGCGGTGCCGGTCATGCCGGCGAGTTTCTTGTACATGCGGAAGTAGTTCTGGATGGTGATGGTGGCGAGCGTCATGGTCTCGCGCTCGATCTCTACTTCCTCTTTGGCCTCCAGCGCCTGGTGCAGGCCGTCGGAGTAGCGCCGCGAGGGCATAAGGCGGCCGGTGAACTGGTCGACGATGACGACGCGGTTTTCCTTGACGACGTACTCCACGTCCTTCTCGAATAGTAAATACGCCCGCAGGAGTTGGCTTATGTTGTGGAGTTTTTCGTTCTTCTCCTCGTACTCGACGCGCAGCTCCTCGCGCAGCGCCTCCTTCTCCTCCTCGGAGGTGTCCTCGTCGCCCTCTATCTCGGAGAGGCGGGTCTCGATGTCGGGCAGCTCGAACAGCGCCGGGTCCGACGGCGAGAGGAACTCGCGGCCTTGCTCGGACAGCTCGACGGCGTGGCCCTTCTCGTCCAGCGAGAAGTAGAGCTCCTCGGCGAGCTCGGGCATCTTCTTATCGCGCATTATTTCCATCTCGACGCGCTGGACCTCTTTCTTGAGCTTCGGGTCCTCGAAGAGCTTGAGCACGCGCCGGTTCTTGGGGTTGGACTTCCTGACCTTGAGGAGGTCGTAGTACGCGTCGCCGTCGTCGCCCTCCTCCAGCGCCGCCTCGGCCTCGTCCATCAGCTCCGCCGACAGCGCGAGCTGCTTGCGCACCAGCCGCTCCACCAGCGGCTTGAACTCGTTGTACTTGTGGGCGTAGTCCTTGCGCGAAGGCCCCGAGATGATGAGCGGCGTGCGGGCCTCGTCGATGAGGACGCTGTCCACCTCGTCGACGATGGCGAAGGCGTGGCCTCGCTGGACCTGCTCCTCGGCGCGCAGCGCCACGCCGTTGTCGCGCAGGTAGTCGAAGCCGAACTCGGAGTTGGTGCCGTAGGTGACGTCCTTGTCGTACTGCTCGCGCCGGTCCTTGGGGTACATGCCGGACTGGATGCAACCCATGGTGACGCCGAGGTATTCGAGCAGGTGGCCCACCCACTCCGCGTCGCGGCGCGCGAGGTAGTCGTTGACGGTGATGAGGTGGCAGCCGTCGCCGGCCAGTGCGTTGAGGTACAGCGGCAGCGTCGCGACCAGCGTCTTGCCCTCGCCGGTGGCCATCTCGGCGATGCGGCCGTGGTGCAGCGCTATGCCGCCGACGAGCTGGACGTCGAAGTGGACCATGTCCCACGTCGTCTCGTGGCCCGAGACCTCCCACTTCTGGCCCAGGAGCCGGCGCGCGCCCTCCTTCACGGTGGCGAACGCCTCGGCCAGCAGTTCCTCCAGCTTCTCGTCGCGCCGCGCCCAGGCGTCCTTGCCGAATTGCTCGGCCTTGACGCGCCGGTCCTCCGGCGCCATCTCCCGCGGCAGGTGGCGCTCCAGCATGTCCTCCCACAGCGGCACCGGGGCGGCCAGGTACTCGTCGACGTGCGCCTCGGCCTCCTCCTCGCCCAGATAACTCGGCAGGCTTTTGCGCAGGAAGTCCTCGCGGTCGGCGCGGAAATCCTCGCGGAAGCGGTCCGTCCGCGCGAGGAACTCCTCCTCCGGTACGTCCCGCAGCGATTCGTAGACGGCGTTTATCTCGTCGACGCGCGGCATCATCTTCTTGATGTCGCGCGCGTACTTGGTCCCGAATATTTTGGAGAGGATGCCCATTTTATTCTTTCAGGAATATTAACGGAATACCGTGTTCTTCGAATATCTCTCGGGTAAGGCGTTCGGCCGCTTCCCCGGAGCCGAGGCGCGCGGTAAATTCGCGGTATATTTCTTCGAATTTATCTTTTAAATACTTTTCGTGGTCGACCACGGCGTTGTGGACTTTGACGGCGTCGTTCGGTATTTTTAGCGTATAAACGTCCGGTTGGAACGAGTAAACGACGAAACGCGCCTCTTCCTCGGAGGCCGCGCGTACTATTAACCGACCTGCATTGTCTAGAACCTCGCGGCCACCCAAGAAATAAGCGCCCAATTTGAAAGGCCCGTTCCCTAACGATTGCATCCTGAACTCGTCGCTACGGCCGTACGTCACGTACGCGTCCGGGAAGGGTTTGAAACCCTGCGGTAGAACGGCCCGCACAACGTCGTCTTTAACCCGGGCTATATCCTTCGTGAAGCTTTCTCTTTTTATCTTTTTACGTTGCCCTGCTAAGGAGAGCCGCTCCTGGACGAGTTCCGTAACCGCAGCATACAAAGGACCGAGGTACTTATCGACGTCTAGCTCTAGCGCTTCCAGTATCGCCGTATCTAAAGCCCGCCGGTCGGGTTCTTCGAATTCCGTGGGTACCGGTTTAACAGGACGGATCGTTAATTTGTCGAAGGCATCCGTAATAGCTTTTTGTTTTTCGTTATGAATCGTAGTTAAGTCGGGTATCTCTAAGTAATTATCGTAATCGGAAACCATTATATCTAGAACACCTTCGCCAAGCATAACCCTTCCTATTAATTCTTTGAATAAGTAATTTAAAACGGAATTTAAGGTAGCGGCTAATAATTTCTCGTTAACCCCGTTTTTAGGTCTAACGTAATAAATACGGCAATCGCACGCGATAGGTTCTTTAGAGAAATAACCGGATAATTTGGCGTCGTAACCCTTCGCGAAAAATATCGGCGCCGGTTCGAATTCGCGTACCGCCCACCAACCGGGCTTATTGTCTTTAACGGAGGGTACTTCCGAGTATAAAACGCCGGCGGCGTTGCGGCGAACTTCGCCTTCCTCTATATATTTAAGTGCGCCCATCCGGCTTTTCTTTTTGAGTACCTCCTTAGCCTCGCGGCATTTAAACAGTAATACTTTCAAGTCTTCCGGTTCTATTAAGATATTATCGCTATGACGCGGCGATTTGAATACGGGCGCAAGGTATTCTTTTTCTATGCTCCTTTCTTCAGCCTGCTCGGGCGTCATATAGAAAAAATCGTTAATGCCCGTCGTTAACCCGCGGTCTATTTGGGCGAATTCTTTGAGCGGCTTTAGTTTTTCGCCCAAAGTTTCTTTAACCTCGAAATAGATCTCGGGCGCCCGTAGATATTGGCTCCACTTTACGGTTCGGCCCGCCGCCACGAGCTCTTCCCGAAGTTCGCGTTGGTTCTTCATGCGTATGCGGAAATCGCCGTTTTGAACGGACTTC
Coding sequences within it:
- a CDS encoding WecB/TagA/CpsF family glycosyltransferase, coding for MTAALELERFPIMDTAIHNVSVAETLDIVDGFVADGSPRVIVTANVDHLMLLRKDAAFREAYRRADLVTCDSVPVKWALAFLGTPVKERVAGADLFGALAERAATTGYRCFYLGAAPGVAEKAAGVLTERYPGLNVVGTYSPRVMPWKELADDEETLRRIREAKPDVLFVAFGAPKQELWLDAVRDRLGVPAAIGVGAAFDFAAGTVKRAPRWMQRAGLEWFFRLSQEPRRLWRRYLFVDSRFVSYVLREKFRGRKAAAPPKAD
- the secA gene encoding preprotein translocase subunit SecA: MGILSKIFGTKYARDIKKMMPRVDEINAVYESLRDVPEEEFLARTDRFREDFRADREDFLRKSLPSYLGEEEAEAHVDEYLAAPVPLWEDMLERHLPREMAPEDRRVKAEQFGKDAWARRDEKLEELLAEAFATVKEGARRLLGQKWEVSGHETTWDMVHFDVQLVGGIALHHGRIAEMATGEGKTLVATLPLYLNALAGDGCHLITVNDYLARRDAEWVGHLLEYLGVTMGCIQSGMYPKDRREQYDKDVTYGTNSEFGFDYLRDNGVALRAEEQVQRGHAFAIVDEVDSVLIDEARTPLIISGPSRKDYAHKYNEFKPLVERLVRKQLALSAELMDEAEAALEEGDDGDAYYDLLKVRKSNPKNRRVLKLFEDPKLKKEVQRVEMEIMRDKKMPELAEELYFSLDEKGHAVELSEQGREFLSPSDPALFELPDIETRLSEIEGDEDTSEEEKEALREELRVEYEEKNEKLHNISQLLRAYLLFEKDVEYVVKENRVVIVDQFTGRLMPSRRYSDGLHQALEAKEEVEIERETMTLATITIQNYFRMYKKLAGMTGTAETEAQEFFDIYKLDVMVIPTNEPVRRIDYEDVIFRTKREKYNAIIEEIMRMHEAGRPVLVGTVSVDVSETISRLLKRRNVPHNVLNAKHHQREAEIVMGAGQAGAATIATNMAGRGTDIKLAREIVQCENCALLYGPGDYQPDHPEWAKTCRDDVPCGLHIVGTERHEARRIDRQLRGRAGRQGDPGSSRFFLSLEDDLMRLFGSDRIAGILTRLGLEEGEPIEHPMITKNIERAQKRVEEQNFSIRKRVLEYDNVMNRQRQIVYQLRNQILYNENLRDDIFELIRYQLEDVVAETAPADLTAENWDYGTIASWVRARFPAEVTVDKMAALGEPDAIVEYVMEAVAEAYDRREEAYGAELLRQLERFVMLTTLDENWQDHLTEMDELREGITLRSYGQLDPLVEYKREAYDMFEGLLGRVDEETVSKIFRVHIGREAPTPQPAQVRTLHPEMEALAARARKPREAYANAPEGPQAQTIVRKGPKIGRNDPCPCGSGKKYKKCCGAGAQD
- a CDS encoding glycosyltransferase family 2 protein; translated protein: MKAIAVIPAYREEGRVGKVVAGVRNYLADVLVVDDGSPDGTGAEAARAGATVVRLEPNRGKGAALLAGLAEARRRGFDAAVTLDADGQHDAAAIPAMLAALARGADVVIGTRMKDVRGMPPQRVFSNTFTSAVISMLAGRMVRDSQTGYRALRLAALEGLPLVRRGFDLESEMLLKAARAGARIGHVPVSTIYGDERSKINVLVDTYRFFRVVVADLAERLER